The proteins below come from a single Mucilaginibacter mali genomic window:
- the kynU gene encoding kynureninase — MNFQNTPEFAQQLDDQDSLKHLRDEFIIPQHRGKDAIYLCGNSLGLQPKAAADSIAAQMQNWASKGVEGWFDGGDPWLAYQQQLKGTLGGLLGAGEKEITIMNSLTVNLHLLMVSFYQPNNKRYKILMEAGAFPSDQYAIESQVRFHGFEPDDAIIEIFPREGEYTLRTEDIIKTINDNASELALVLFAGINYYTGQFFDMPAITKAAHAVGVYAGFDLAHAAGNVPLQLHNWDVDFACWCSYKYMNSGPGGISGIFVHEKHFGNNKLNRFAGWWGNNKATQFKMAKGFDPEPGADGWQVSTAPILLMAAHKAALGVFGKSAGIDRLREKSLLLTPYLEFLINGINERKGGELFRIITPAEASARGCQLSIICKQNGKAMFNYLSEHGVIGDWREPDVIRLSPVPLYNTFMDVYRTGKLLSEAADQLF, encoded by the coding sequence ATGAACTTCCAGAACACTCCCGAATTTGCACAGCAGTTAGATGATCAGGATAGCCTGAAACATCTGCGCGATGAGTTTATTATACCGCAGCATCGTGGCAAGGATGCTATTTACCTGTGCGGTAATTCACTTGGTTTGCAGCCCAAAGCGGCAGCGGATAGCATTGCCGCGCAAATGCAGAATTGGGCAAGTAAAGGGGTAGAAGGCTGGTTTGATGGCGGCGACCCATGGCTGGCCTATCAGCAGCAGTTAAAAGGCACGCTTGGCGGCTTATTGGGCGCAGGCGAAAAAGAGATAACCATAATGAACTCACTTACAGTAAATCTTCATTTACTGATGGTAAGTTTCTATCAGCCAAATAATAAAAGGTATAAAATATTGATGGAAGCGGGTGCTTTTCCGTCCGATCAGTACGCGATAGAAAGCCAGGTGCGTTTTCATGGTTTCGAACCGGATGATGCCATTATAGAGATCTTCCCACGCGAAGGCGAGTATACTTTGCGTACCGAAGATATCATTAAAACCATTAACGATAATGCCAGTGAGTTGGCCCTGGTGCTGTTTGCGGGGATAAATTATTACACAGGGCAATTCTTCGATATGCCAGCCATTACTAAGGCCGCACACGCCGTGGGTGTATATGCAGGGTTCGATCTGGCGCATGCCGCAGGAAATGTGCCCCTGCAATTGCACAACTGGGATGTTGATTTTGCCTGCTGGTGTTCGTACAAATACATGAACTCGGGGCCGGGCGGTATCAGTGGGATATTTGTGCACGAAAAACATTTTGGCAATAACAAGCTAAACCGCTTTGCCGGTTGGTGGGGCAACAACAAAGCCACTCAATTTAAAATGGCCAAAGGCTTCGATCCCGAACCGGGAGCAGATGGTTGGCAGGTAAGTACCGCGCCAATATTGCTTATGGCTGCACATAAAGCCGCCCTGGGCGTTTTTGGCAAGTCGGCTGGTATAGATAGGCTTCGTGAAAAAAGTTTGCTCCTTACGCCTTATTTGGAGTTTCTGATCAATGGTATCAATGAACGGAAAGGCGGAGAACTATTCAGGATCATTACACCGGCTGAAGCATCGGCACGCGGCTGCCAGTTATCCATCATCTGCAAGCAGAACGGTAAAGCGATGTTCAACTACCTGTCCGAACACGGCGTAATAGGCGACTGGCGCGAACCAGATGTGATCCGCTTAAGCCCGGTGCCGCTTTATAATACATTTATGGATGTGTACCGAACAGGTAAATTACTATCAGAAGCGGCCGATCAATTGTTTTAG
- a CDS encoding MATE family efflux transporter: MKTLYNKYKPHYRDNLKLAIPVVISQVGHVLTQVSDSVVIGHFAGTIPLAGVSLGNNIFIVVLVIGLGISYGITPLIAQHNGRGNHAECGRLLANSLFINIMSSIIFCALIIFGGELILPHLGQSPQVIEQAQPFLNLLGLSFIPMLIFNTFKQFTEGLGFTKQAMQISIWGNVINIVLGITFVKGLFGITPMGIRGVGYSTLIDRCIMAVVMGIYVFRSPNFRRYLSDFKLSFIERARSMQILKIGIPVSLQYVFEVSAFAGAGILMGTISPVAQAAHQVALSMASMTYIMASGVASAAAIKSGNHFGAKDHDNLRSSAISSYHIVIVFMSITAVMFALGNQLLPWIYTSDKAVIAIAAQLLIIAAAFQLFDGTQVIGLGILRGMGDVNIPAFITFLAYWILGIPVGYLLGIRFHLGAIGIWYGLTLGLMVASLLLFIRFQGISKRLKYQETAIIERD, encoded by the coding sequence ATGAAAACCCTTTATAACAAATACAAACCGCATTATCGCGATAACCTTAAACTGGCCATACCGGTAGTGATATCGCAGGTGGGCCACGTACTTACACAGGTGAGCGATAGCGTAGTGATAGGCCATTTCGCGGGCACTATTCCGCTGGCCGGGGTGTCCCTTGGGAATAATATTTTCATTGTGGTACTGGTGATCGGCCTTGGTATCAGTTATGGTATCACTCCGCTGATCGCACAACATAACGGTCGTGGTAACCATGCAGAGTGCGGGCGTTTGCTGGCCAATAGTCTTTTCATCAACATTATGTCCAGCATTATTTTCTGCGCGCTCATCATCTTTGGTGGCGAGTTGATATTGCCGCATTTAGGTCAATCGCCGCAGGTTATCGAACAAGCTCAGCCATTCCTTAATTTGCTTGGCTTATCATTTATCCCCATGTTGATCTTCAACACCTTTAAACAGTTTACCGAGGGATTGGGCTTTACCAAACAGGCTATGCAAATATCAATTTGGGGCAATGTGATCAATATCGTGCTGGGCATCACGTTTGTTAAAGGCTTATTCGGCATTACGCCTATGGGTATCCGCGGCGTGGGCTATAGTACACTGATAGACCGCTGCATTATGGCCGTTGTGATGGGCATTTACGTATTCCGCTCGCCAAACTTCCGCCGATATTTAAGTGATTTTAAACTTAGTTTTATTGAAAGGGCACGCAGCATGCAAATATTAAAGATCGGCATCCCCGTTTCCTTACAATATGTATTTGAAGTGAGCGCCTTTGCCGGGGCCGGTATTTTGATGGGCACCATCAGTCCGGTGGCACAAGCAGCACACCAGGTAGCACTTAGCATGGCATCCATGACCTATATTATGGCCAGTGGCGTAGCATCGGCAGCGGCTATAAAATCAGGCAACCATTTCGGTGCTAAGGATCATGATAACCTGCGTTCATCAGCCATATCCAGCTATCATATCGTTATTGTATTTATGAGCATTACGGCGGTAATGTTTGCCCTTGGCAACCAGCTTTTGCCGTGGATATATACTTCAGACAAAGCCGTAATAGCCATTGCAGCACAATTACTTATCATCGCAGCGGCATTCCAGTTATTTGATGGTACACAGGTAATTGGCCTGGGTATTTTACGTGGTATGGGCGATGTGAATATCCCGGCATTCATCACTTTCCTGGCTTACTGGATATTGGGGATACCGGTTGGTTATCTGCTGGGCATCCGTTTTCATTTAGGCGCTATCGGCATATGGTACGGGTTGACTTTGGGGTTGATGGTCGCATCGTTATTGTTGTTTATCCGTTTTCAGGGTATCAGTAAGAGGTTGAAGTATCAGGAAACGGCGATTATTGAGCGGGATTAG
- a CDS encoding DNA-3-methyladenine glycosylase — MKLQPSYYLSNDVVALARDLIGKYLFTCIDGLVTGGYIIETEAYNGIIDRASHAYGNRRTPRTSTIFMQGGVAYVYLCYGIHEMLNVVTSVEGQPHAILIRAINPTIGLAVMQARRNMAVIKPNITMGPGSVAKALGISRKINAISLQSDTLWIEDQGLTFPGEAIVAGPRVGVDYAGNDALLPYRFYVKGNPYVSKPRS, encoded by the coding sequence TTGAAATTACAGCCCTCATATTACCTCAGCAATGATGTCGTGGCTCTGGCCCGCGACCTGATCGGCAAATACCTGTTTACCTGTATTGATGGTTTAGTTACCGGTGGATACATTATTGAAACAGAAGCTTATAATGGCATTATCGATAGGGCTTCGCACGCTTATGGTAACCGGCGAACGCCGCGCACCAGTACCATATTTATGCAAGGCGGGGTGGCTTATGTGTACCTGTGTTACGGTATTCACGAAATGCTGAACGTGGTAACCTCGGTAGAAGGACAGCCGCATGCTATCCTTATCCGTGCCATCAACCCCACTATTGGTTTAGCTGTAATGCAGGCCCGGCGCAATATGGCCGTCATTAAGCCCAATATTACTATGGGGCCCGGCTCGGTGGCTAAGGCTTTGGGTATATCGCGTAAAATAAATGCCATCAGTTTGCAAAGTGATACCCTGTGGATAGAAGATCAGGGGTTAACCTTTCCTGGTGAAGCCATTGTAGCAGGCCCACGTGTAGGTGTAGATTATGCTGGTAATGATGCTTTACTGCCGTATCGCTTTTATGTAAAGGGCAACCCGTATGTAAGTAAGCCCAGGTCGTGA
- a CDS encoding histone deacetylase family protein, protein MLKIAYSTVFAHPLPVGHRFPMLKYELIPEQLLHEGLITAENLFEPEMVDEGIILWTHDAAYWKGLRDLTLSPLEERRIGLPLSERLIERCRRISQGTINACQYAIKYGVAFNAAGGTHHAGTNWGEGFCMLNDQAVAANWLLHNKLASSILIVDLDVHQGNGTAQIFENEPRVFTFSMHGANNFPYRKEKSDLDISLPDGVNGEEYLRILYDTLPNLIAQQKPDFIFYLSGVDVLATDKLGKLSLTIEECKARDRFVFEQCIKYKIPVEVSMGGGYSPQIKDIVEAHCNTFRVADELYF, encoded by the coding sequence ATGCTCAAGATCGCTTACTCCACCGTATTCGCGCACCCTTTGCCGGTAGGGCACCGCTTCCCGATGCTGAAGTATGAGTTGATACCCGAGCAATTGCTGCACGAAGGATTGATCACCGCCGAAAACCTTTTCGAACCGGAAATGGTGGACGAAGGAATTATCCTGTGGACGCATGATGCCGCTTACTGGAAAGGTTTACGCGACCTCACTTTATCCCCACTGGAAGAACGCCGTATCGGTTTGCCCTTATCAGAAAGATTAATAGAACGTTGCCGCCGCATCTCGCAGGGGACTATCAACGCTTGTCAGTATGCCATCAAATATGGCGTAGCTTTTAATGCGGCCGGTGGTACGCATCATGCCGGTACTAACTGGGGCGAGGGCTTTTGCATGCTGAACGACCAGGCGGTGGCAGCTAATTGGTTATTGCATAATAAATTAGCCTCATCTATCTTAATTGTTGATTTAGATGTGCACCAGGGTAACGGAACCGCGCAGATATTTGAGAACGAACCGCGGGTGTTCACTTTTTCCATGCATGGGGCTAATAATTTTCCTTACCGAAAAGAAAAGTCTGACCTGGATATTTCTTTACCGGATGGCGTAAATGGTGAGGAATATTTGCGCATCCTGTACGATACCCTGCCGAATCTGATAGCACAACAAAAGCCTGATTTTATATTTTACCTTTCGGGAGTAGATGTTTTGGCTACCGATAAACTGGGCAAATTATCCCTAACTATTGAAGAATGCAAAGCCCGTGATCGTTTTGTATTTGAGCAATGTATCAAATATAAAATACCCGTTGAAGTAAGCATGGGCGGGGGATATTCGCCGCAGATAAAGGATATTGTAGAGGCGCATTGCAATACTTTCCGGGTGGCGGATGAGTTGTATTTTTGA